From Anomalospiza imberbis isolate Cuckoo-Finch-1a 21T00152 chromosome 22, ASM3175350v1, whole genome shotgun sequence, a single genomic window includes:
- the LOC137486866 gene encoding tRNA N(3)-methylcytidine methyltransferase METTL2-like, with protein sequence MAAPSEAGERRPFGRRLLTDPARLFQHNAWDNVEWSEEQEASARSKVQENSSQLLPQDKQEEYEVNAKKYWDDFYKIHENGFFKDRHWLFTEFPELAPNRNSSQNGDSVHGFNDTEESKNEGLGSCENGHCSLETRTESQLNLIKSPPRGHTEELAAQKDSELSQSDGHYPGSAASYRILEVGCGAGNTVFPILQTNNNPGLFVYCCDFSTTAVNLVQNNAEYDSSRCFAFVHDLCNDQSPFPMPEESLDIVILIFVLSAILPEKMQCIVTRLSRLLKPGGMILLRDYGRYDLAQLRFKKGQCLSDNFYVRGDGTRVYFFTQDELDHLFTTAGLEKIQNLVDRRLQVNRGKQMTMYRVWIQCKYCKPTTLQP encoded by the exons ATGGCGGCGCCCAGCGAGGCGGGGGAGCGGCGGCCTTTCGGGAGGCGGCTCCTCACCGACCCCGCCCGGCTTTTCCAGCACAACGCCTG GGATAATGTGGAATGGTCAGAAGAGCAGGAAGCCAGTGCCAGGAGTAAAGTTCAAGAGAACAGCTCACAGCTATTGCCACAAGATAAACAAG AGGAATATGAGGTGAATGCTAAGAAATACTGGGATGACTTCTATAAAATCCACGAAAATGGCTTCTTCAAGGACAGGCACTGGCTGTTCACTGAATTTCCTGAGCTGGCACCTAACAGGAACTCAAGCCAAAATGGAGATTCTGTGCATGGATTTAATGACACGGAAGAATCAAAAAATGAAGGGCTGGGAAGCTGTGAAAATGGCCATTGCTCATTGGAAACCAGGACAGAGAGTCAGTTAAACCTGATAAAAAGCCCGCCTAGAGGCCACACAGAGGAGTTGGCTGCACAGAAAGACAGTGAGCTGAGTCAGAGTGATGGGCATTACCCAGGATCAGCTGCATCTTACCGTATATTAGAG gttggctgtggggctgggaatACAGTCTTCCCAATTTTACAAACCAACAA CAACCCTGGCCTGTTTGTTTATTGCTGTGATTTTTCTACAACAGCTGTGAATCTTGTCCAG AACAATGCAGAATATGATTCTTCTCGCTGCTTTGCGTTTGTCCATGACCTGTGCAATGACCAAAGTCCTTTCCCAATGCCAGAGGAGAGTCTTGACATTGTTATTCTTATCTTTGTCCTCTCAGCAATTCTCCCAGAGAA AATGCAGTGCATTGTGACCAGACTGAGTCGCCTTCTGAAACCAGGGGGAATGATCTTGTTACGAGATTATGGCCGTTATGATCTCGCCCAACTTCGGTTTAAGAAAG GTCAGTGTCTGTCTGATAACTTCTATGTGAGAGGTGATGGCACCAGAGTCTACTTCTTCACACAAG ATGAATTAGATCATCTGTTCaccacagctgggctggaaaaAATCCAGAATCTTGTTGATCGGCGATTGCAAGTGAACCGTGGGAAACAGATGACGATGTATCGGGTGTGGATCCAGTGCAAGTACTGCAAACCCACCACCCTTCAGCCATGA
- the ITGB3 gene encoding integrin beta-3 isoform X2, whose product MEGLVQAVSPLRGSEKMGQLSVTLGILLLCAAGSWGGNICTTRGVNSCKQCLAVSPLCAWCSAEVWAHSAPRCDLHANLLHNGCGQDHIESPSSSVTILEDRPLSNKGSGGSTTTQMSPQRIQLNLRPDDSQVFHVQVRQVEDYPVDIYYLMDLSNSMKDDLRNIQNLGTKLASEMRKLTSNLRIGFGAFVDKPISPYMYISPPEAVKNPCYEIGETCLPMFGYKHVLSLTDEVTRFNEEVRKQSVSRNRDAPEGGFDAIIQATVCDEKIGWRNDASHLLVFTTDAKTHIALDGRLAGIVQPNDAQCHIDKDNFYSATTTLDYPSLGLMTEKLSQKNINLIFAVTDTVVGLYQNYSELIPGTTVGTLSRDSSNVLQLIVDSYGKIRSKVELEVRDLPEELSLTFNATCLNDEVIPGLKSCMGLKIGDTVSFSIEAKVRGCPQEQQKSFTIKPVGFKDSLTVVVNFNCECSCESHAEANSPSCSHGNGTLECGVCRCNPGRLGSHCECSEEEYNPSQQDNCSPRPGQPLCSQRGECICGQCMCHSSDFGKVTGKYCECDDFSCVRFKGQMCSGHGQCSCGDCLCNSDWTGDYCNCTTRTDTCMSSNGLVCSGHGSCVCGRCECTQPGSYGDTCEKCPTCPDACTIKKDCVECKKFERGKLVEQQSCSRMCRDEIETVQELSDRGKDAVNCTYKDENDCVMRFQYYEDSSGKSILYVIEEPGAPWMGTSFTEPGVLRVEAPACCQRRMMPS is encoded by the exons ATGGAGGGGCTGGTCCAAGCAGTCTCCCCACTCCGGGGCTCAGAGAAGATGGGACAACTTTCCGTGACACTCGGGATCCTCCTGCTCTGcgctgctggcagctggg GGGGCAACATCTGCACCACCCGTGGGGTGAACTCCTGCAAGCAGTGCCTGGCTGTCAGTCCCCTCTgtgcctggtgctctgctgag GTCTGGGCACACTCGGCCCCTCGCTGTGACCTTCATGCCAACCTCCTGCACAACGGCTGCGGGCAGGACCACATTGAGTCCCCCAGCAGCAGCGTCACCATCCTGGAGGACCGGCCCCTCAGCAACAAGGGCTCAGGGGGGTCCACCACCACACAGATGAGCCCCCAGAGAATACAGCTGAACCTGCGGCCAG ATGACTCCCAGGTCTTTCATGTCCAAGTGCGTCAAGTGGAAGATTACCCTGTGGACATCTACTACCTCATGGACCTGTCTAACTCAATGAAGGATGATCTGAGGAACATCCAGAACCTGGGCACAAAACTGGCCAGTGAGATGCGTAAGCTCACTAGCAACCTACGCATCGGCTTTGGGGCCTTTGTGGACAAACCCATTTCCCCCTACATGTACATATCTCCTCCAGAAGCCGTCAAGAACCCTTGCTATGA GATTGGGGAAACCTGCCTGCCCATGTTTGGGTACAAACACGTCTTGTCGCTCACGGATGAGGTGACTCGCTTCAACGAGGAGGTGCGGAAGCAGAGCGTCTCCCGGAACCGCGATGCGCCTGAGGGCGGCTTTGATGCCATCATCCAGGCCACCGTGTGCGAT GAAAAGATTGGCTGGAGGAATGATGCTTCCCATCTGCTCGTCTTCACCACAGACGCGAAGACCCACATCGCACTGGACGGGCGGCTGGCTGGCATCGTGCAGCCCAATGATGCCCAGTGCCACATTGACAAGGATAATTTCTACTCTGCCACCACCACACTG GACTATCCTTCTCTGGGCCTGATGACTGAGAAACTCTCACAGAAGAACATCAACTTGATCTTTGCTGTGACAGATACGGTTGTTGGCCTCTACCAG AACTACAGTGAGCTGATCCCAGGCACAACCGTGGGCACCTTGTCCAGAGACTCCAGCAACGTCCTGCAGCTCATAGTAGACTCCTATGGG AAAATCCGCTCCAAAGTGGAGCTGGAGGTGCGTGACCTCCCTGAAGAGCTGTCCCTGACCTTCAATGCCACCTGCCTCAATGACGAGGTCATCCCTGGGCTCAAGTCTTGCATGGGGCTCAAGATCGGGGACACG GTGAGCTTCAGCATCGAGGCCAAAGTGCGGGGCtgcccccaggagcagcagaaatcctTCACCATCAAACCTGTGGGCTTCAAGGACAGCCTGACTGTGGTGGTGAACTTCAACTGCGAGTGCTCCTGTGAAAGCCACGCCGAGGCCAACAGCCCATCCTGCAGCCATGGCAATGGCACGCTGGAGTGCGGTGTGTGCCGCTGCAACCCTGGGCGCCTGGGCTCACACTGTGAGTGCTCGGAGGAGGAGTACAACCCCTCACAGCAGGACAACTGCAGCCCCCGGCCGGGCCAGCCCCTGTGCAGCCAGCGTGGCGAGTGCATCTGCGGGCAGTGCATGTGCCACAGCAGCGACTTTGGGAAGGTGACGGGCAAGTACTGCGAGTGTGACGACTTTTCCTGTGTTCGCTTCAAGGGCCAGATGTGCTCGG GCCACGGGCAGTGCAGCTGTGGGGATTGTCTGTGCAACTCAGACTGGACAGGAGACTACTGCAACTGCACCACACGCACTGACACCTGCATGTCCAGCAATGGGCTGGTGTGCAGCGGCCATGGCTCCTGCGTGTGCGGCCGTTGCGAGTGCACCCAACCCGGCTCCTATGGAGACACCTGCGAGAAGTGCCCCACCTGCCCGGATGCCTGCACCATCAAAAA GGATTGCGTGGAGTGCAAGAAGTTTGAGCGGGGAAAGCTAGTGGAGCAGCAGTCCTGCAGCCGCATGTGCCGTGATGAGATTGAGACGGTGCAGGAACTGA GTGACAGGGGGAAGGATGCCGTGAACTGCACCTATAAGGATGAGAATGACTGTGTGATGAGGTTCCAGTATTACGAGGACTCCAGTGGCAAGTCCATCCTCTATGTCATCGAGGAGCCTG GTGCCCCATGGATGGGAACCTCCTTCACAGAGCCTGGTGTGCTCAGGGTAGAGGCTCCTGCTTGCTGTCAGAGGAGGATGATGCCCTCCTGA
- the ITGB3 gene encoding integrin beta-3 isoform X1 — protein sequence MEGLVQAVSPLRGSEKMGQLSVTLGILLLCAAGSWGGNICTTRGVNSCKQCLAVSPLCAWCSAEVWAHSAPRCDLHANLLHNGCGQDHIESPSSSVTILEDRPLSNKGSGGSTTTQMSPQRIQLNLRPDDSQVFHVQVRQVEDYPVDIYYLMDLSNSMKDDLRNIQNLGTKLASEMRKLTSNLRIGFGAFVDKPISPYMYISPPEAVKNPCYEIGETCLPMFGYKHVLSLTDEVTRFNEEVRKQSVSRNRDAPEGGFDAIIQATVCDEKIGWRNDASHLLVFTTDAKTHIALDGRLAGIVQPNDAQCHIDKDNFYSATTTLDYPSLGLMTEKLSQKNINLIFAVTDTVVGLYQNYSELIPGTTVGTLSRDSSNVLQLIVDSYGKIRSKVELEVRDLPEELSLTFNATCLNDEVIPGLKSCMGLKIGDTVSFSIEAKVRGCPQEQQKSFTIKPVGFKDSLTVVVNFNCECSCESHAEANSPSCSHGNGTLECGVCRCNPGRLGSHCECSEEEYNPSQQDNCSPRPGQPLCSQRGECICGQCMCHSSDFGKVTGKYCECDDFSCVRFKGQMCSGHGQCSCGDCLCNSDWTGDYCNCTTRTDTCMSSNGLVCSGHGSCVCGRCECTQPGSYGDTCEKCPTCPDACTIKKDCVECKKFERGKLVEQQSCSRMCRDEIETVQELSDRGKDAVNCTYKDENDCVMRFQYYEDSSGKSILYVIEEPDCPKGPDILVVLLSVTGAILLIGLAALLIWKLLITIHDRREFAHFEEEKARAKWDTTHNPLYKEATSTFTNITYRGNM from the exons ATGGAGGGGCTGGTCCAAGCAGTCTCCCCACTCCGGGGCTCAGAGAAGATGGGACAACTTTCCGTGACACTCGGGATCCTCCTGCTCTGcgctgctggcagctggg GGGGCAACATCTGCACCACCCGTGGGGTGAACTCCTGCAAGCAGTGCCTGGCTGTCAGTCCCCTCTgtgcctggtgctctgctgag GTCTGGGCACACTCGGCCCCTCGCTGTGACCTTCATGCCAACCTCCTGCACAACGGCTGCGGGCAGGACCACATTGAGTCCCCCAGCAGCAGCGTCACCATCCTGGAGGACCGGCCCCTCAGCAACAAGGGCTCAGGGGGGTCCACCACCACACAGATGAGCCCCCAGAGAATACAGCTGAACCTGCGGCCAG ATGACTCCCAGGTCTTTCATGTCCAAGTGCGTCAAGTGGAAGATTACCCTGTGGACATCTACTACCTCATGGACCTGTCTAACTCAATGAAGGATGATCTGAGGAACATCCAGAACCTGGGCACAAAACTGGCCAGTGAGATGCGTAAGCTCACTAGCAACCTACGCATCGGCTTTGGGGCCTTTGTGGACAAACCCATTTCCCCCTACATGTACATATCTCCTCCAGAAGCCGTCAAGAACCCTTGCTATGA GATTGGGGAAACCTGCCTGCCCATGTTTGGGTACAAACACGTCTTGTCGCTCACGGATGAGGTGACTCGCTTCAACGAGGAGGTGCGGAAGCAGAGCGTCTCCCGGAACCGCGATGCGCCTGAGGGCGGCTTTGATGCCATCATCCAGGCCACCGTGTGCGAT GAAAAGATTGGCTGGAGGAATGATGCTTCCCATCTGCTCGTCTTCACCACAGACGCGAAGACCCACATCGCACTGGACGGGCGGCTGGCTGGCATCGTGCAGCCCAATGATGCCCAGTGCCACATTGACAAGGATAATTTCTACTCTGCCACCACCACACTG GACTATCCTTCTCTGGGCCTGATGACTGAGAAACTCTCACAGAAGAACATCAACTTGATCTTTGCTGTGACAGATACGGTTGTTGGCCTCTACCAG AACTACAGTGAGCTGATCCCAGGCACAACCGTGGGCACCTTGTCCAGAGACTCCAGCAACGTCCTGCAGCTCATAGTAGACTCCTATGGG AAAATCCGCTCCAAAGTGGAGCTGGAGGTGCGTGACCTCCCTGAAGAGCTGTCCCTGACCTTCAATGCCACCTGCCTCAATGACGAGGTCATCCCTGGGCTCAAGTCTTGCATGGGGCTCAAGATCGGGGACACG GTGAGCTTCAGCATCGAGGCCAAAGTGCGGGGCtgcccccaggagcagcagaaatcctTCACCATCAAACCTGTGGGCTTCAAGGACAGCCTGACTGTGGTGGTGAACTTCAACTGCGAGTGCTCCTGTGAAAGCCACGCCGAGGCCAACAGCCCATCCTGCAGCCATGGCAATGGCACGCTGGAGTGCGGTGTGTGCCGCTGCAACCCTGGGCGCCTGGGCTCACACTGTGAGTGCTCGGAGGAGGAGTACAACCCCTCACAGCAGGACAACTGCAGCCCCCGGCCGGGCCAGCCCCTGTGCAGCCAGCGTGGCGAGTGCATCTGCGGGCAGTGCATGTGCCACAGCAGCGACTTTGGGAAGGTGACGGGCAAGTACTGCGAGTGTGACGACTTTTCCTGTGTTCGCTTCAAGGGCCAGATGTGCTCGG GCCACGGGCAGTGCAGCTGTGGGGATTGTCTGTGCAACTCAGACTGGACAGGAGACTACTGCAACTGCACCACACGCACTGACACCTGCATGTCCAGCAATGGGCTGGTGTGCAGCGGCCATGGCTCCTGCGTGTGCGGCCGTTGCGAGTGCACCCAACCCGGCTCCTATGGAGACACCTGCGAGAAGTGCCCCACCTGCCCGGATGCCTGCACCATCAAAAA GGATTGCGTGGAGTGCAAGAAGTTTGAGCGGGGAAAGCTAGTGGAGCAGCAGTCCTGCAGCCGCATGTGCCGTGATGAGATTGAGACGGTGCAGGAACTGA GTGACAGGGGGAAGGATGCCGTGAACTGCACCTATAAGGATGAGAATGACTGTGTGATGAGGTTCCAGTATTACGAGGACTCCAGTGGCAAGTCCATCCTCTATGTCATCGAGGAGCCTG ACTGTCCAAAGGGGCCAGACATCCTGGTGGTCCTGCTCTCAGTGACAGGTGCCATCCTGCTCATCGGCCTCGCCGCCCTGCTCATATGGAAGCTCCTCATCACCATCCATGACCGCCGTGAGTTCGCCCATTTCGAGGAAGAGAAGGCCAGAGCCAAGTGGGACACG ACCCATAACCCTTTATATAAAGAGGCCACATCTACCTTCACCAACATTACATACCGTGGGAACATGTAA